A region of Allocoleopsis franciscana PCC 7113 DNA encodes the following proteins:
- a CDS encoding APC family permease, with protein MEPNAEADSLKRVFGLPTLVIYGVGDILGAGIYAVIGKIAGLSGSLVWVSFLTAMTVAALTALSYAELGSRVPQSGGVATFIHRAFRKDWLSILVGWLMFCTCLVSMATLSKAFAGYLNAFAPGIPAWLIILALFSGLAFVNFRGMQESSALNIFCTALEVSGLVIVILVSALFIIGGGAGTGNPVTSPIPNTLAIGWTAIMQGAALAFYAFIGFEDIVNVAEEVKNPERNVPRAILFALGIAGVVYVLVSWLATNVLSPAALSASNAPLLDVVRRSQPNFPAVVFSLIALFAVLNTALLNFVTASRLLFGMSREGLLPAWLGKLHPRRATPYRTLLIILPIAIFLALSGTLQFLAGTTATLILAMFCLVNLSLLVIKRREPRTDGFQVPYLIPALALISNLVLVAFASRESHILALVFTGIGMLLILLRNAVSSGSRQLH; from the coding sequence ATGGAACCGAATGCGGAAGCGGATTCACTGAAGCGAGTGTTTGGATTGCCTACGCTGGTGATTTACGGGGTTGGTGATATTCTCGGTGCCGGAATTTATGCAGTGATCGGAAAAATTGCGGGACTTTCCGGCTCTTTGGTTTGGGTTTCTTTCCTGACAGCAATGACTGTTGCGGCACTTACAGCTTTAAGTTATGCCGAACTCGGCAGTCGAGTTCCGCAAAGCGGAGGAGTCGCCACTTTCATCCACAGAGCGTTTCGCAAGGATTGGCTCTCAATCCTTGTAGGCTGGTTGATGTTTTGTACCTGCCTTGTTTCGATGGCGACTCTTTCAAAAGCGTTTGCAGGCTATCTGAACGCTTTTGCTCCAGGCATTCCAGCTTGGTTGATTATCCTCGCTCTCTTTTCTGGTCTTGCATTTGTCAATTTTAGGGGAATGCAGGAGTCCTCAGCCCTGAATATTTTTTGCACCGCTCTCGAAGTTTCAGGTCTGGTCATCGTTATCCTAGTTTCGGCTCTTTTTATAATCGGGGGCGGAGCAGGCACGGGTAATCCTGTTACAAGCCCCATACCCAACACGCTAGCAATCGGTTGGACGGCGATCATGCAGGGAGCGGCACTCGCCTTCTACGCCTTCATTGGCTTTGAGGATATCGTGAATGTTGCGGAGGAAGTGAAAAATCCCGAGCGCAATGTTCCAAGAGCCATCCTGTTTGCCCTGGGAATTGCAGGTGTCGTTTATGTTCTCGTGTCTTGGCTTGCCACTAACGTACTAAGTCCGGCAGCGCTCTCCGCCTCGAACGCTCCTCTTCTCGATGTGGTTCGGCGATCGCAGCCAAATTTTCCAGCCGTCGTCTTTTCACTCATCGCCCTGTTCGCCGTTCTAAATACGGCTTTGCTGAATTTTGTCACAGCATCGCGACTGCTCTTTGGGATGTCCAGAGAAGGGCTGCTTCCAGCTTGGTTAGGAAAATTACATCCACGGCGAGCAACTCCCTATCGAACGCTGCTGATCATTCTGCCGATCGCTATCTTTCTCGCGCTTTCAGGTACACTTCAATTCCTAGCTGGAACAACCGCAACCTTGATTCTTGCAATGTTCTGTCTGGTCAACCTTTCACTGCTGGTGATTAAACGCCGAGAACCCCGAACCGATGGCTTTCAGGTTCCTTATCTGATTCCGGCTTTAGCGCTAATCTCCAACTTAGTTCTCGTTGCCTTCGCCTCTCGGGAAAGTCACATTTTGGCGTTAGTGTTTACAGGTATAGGAATGCTTCTGATTTTGCTCCGCAATGCCGTGAGCAGTGGATCGCGACAACTGCATTAA
- a CDS encoding plasmid partition protein ParG: MSEAENPVFVRGRVPESVRARFKATCALEGRDMSDVLKELIEKWLEEHENPSPGGKKGKGD; encoded by the coding sequence GTGTCGGAAGCTGAGAACCCAGTATTTGTTAGAGGGCGCGTTCCCGAATCCGTGAGAGCACGATTTAAGGCAACGTGTGCCTTAGAGGGACGCGATATGAGCGATGTGTTGAAGGAACTGATTGAGAAGTGGTTGGAAGAACACGAAAACCCCTCACCCGGTGGTAAGAAGGGTAAGGGGGATTAA
- a CDS encoding SPL family radical SAM protein: MTIIKGTEKIVNPLQESALNKKGLCDYVVNVASGCLHGCTFCYVPSTPAIRTKQAQLREKGVSNPQMDWGQYLFVREDIPEKLEKVLSRKKSWRETDAGRGVVLLCSGTDPYQNKQTATVTRSAVQVLLKYNKRVRILTRGLLWVNDIDVLKCDNVIVGMSLPYLDDDLSRKIEPQSPPPTERYKALQEGHQAGCRLYVAMAPTPPTMTLDHFKRYLEKLMRINPEVIFWEPINARGTNGKRMLAAGLEFTSSIMSKQSWAETFKRQWEDIEAAAKDIGCLERLHIWPDPELRGYVDEAKLDKWLYTPTVEKWDYLTATQTKAKATQATRKNSKRTTASIR; the protein is encoded by the coding sequence ATGACCATTATAAAAGGCACCGAAAAAATTGTTAATCCTCTCCAAGAGAGCGCTCTTAATAAAAAAGGTTTATGTGACTATGTGGTTAATGTAGCATCAGGCTGCCTACATGGTTGTACTTTCTGTTATGTACCTTCAACTCCAGCAATTCGCACAAAACAAGCACAGTTACGGGAAAAAGGAGTAAGCAATCCTCAGATGGATTGGGGACAATATCTCTTTGTTCGTGAAGATATTCCTGAGAAACTAGAAAAAGTTTTAAGTCGTAAGAAATCTTGGCGTGAAACAGATGCAGGTAGAGGAGTAGTTTTACTCTGTTCTGGCACAGATCCGTACCAAAACAAACAGACAGCAACTGTGACCCGTAGCGCTGTTCAGGTTCTCTTGAAATATAACAAAAGAGTCAGAATTCTAACTCGTGGTCTATTGTGGGTAAATGATATTGATGTTCTCAAGTGTGACAACGTAATTGTTGGCATGAGTCTGCCATACCTAGATGATGACCTCAGCCGCAAAATTGAACCTCAATCACCTCCGCCGACTGAACGCTATAAAGCTTTGCAGGAAGGGCATCAAGCTGGGTGTCGGTTGTATGTTGCTATGGCTCCTACACCTCCTACCATGACTTTAGATCACTTCAAAAGGTATCTGGAGAAATTAATGCGTATTAATCCAGAGGTAATCTTTTGGGAACCCATCAATGCTCGTGGAACTAATGGAAAACGGATGCTAGCAGCAGGATTAGAATTTACCAGTTCCATTATGAGCAAACAATCCTGGGCAGAAACGTTTAAAAGACAGTGGGAGGATATTGAAGCCGCAGCAAAAGACATAGGATGTTTGGAGCGGCTTCATATTTGGCCCGATCCTGAACTAAGAGGATATGTGGATGAAGCTAAGTTAGACAAATGGTTATATACCCCAACAGTAGAAAAGTGGGACTACCTGACAGCCACACAGACTAAAGCTAAGGCTACTCAGGCTACTCGTAAAAACTCAAAGAGAACTACTGCTTCCATTCGCTAA
- a CDS encoding three-Cys-motif partner protein TcmP — MIQQSFGGDWTEEKLNRVRKYLVAYSTIMSKYKFRYAYIDAFAGTGYRELKEDDEASTLMLPELVDQESKKLFDGSARIALQTKPRFTKYIFIEKDESKIAELNKLKAEFTTLADDITIIQSDANMYINELCAKNWKTNRAVLFLDPFGMQVPWSTITSIARTEAIDLWYLFPIGIAVNRLLKKDGNIKPSIRRRLDEVFGTPEWYETFYSIRTEKDLFGNYSFPEKTANFQVIANYFVERLKSVFEGVAENPLLLVNSQNSPLYLLCFASANKKGAPTAIKIAQHILKK; from the coding sequence ATGATTCAACAATCCTTTGGTGGTGATTGGACGGAAGAAAAGTTAAATCGAGTTCGGAAATATTTGGTTGCTTACTCAACAATTATGAGTAAATATAAATTCCGCTATGCGTACATCGATGCTTTTGCTGGTACGGGATATAGAGAGCTTAAGGAAGATGACGAGGCAAGTACATTGATGCTACCTGAACTTGTAGATCAAGAATCAAAAAAACTATTTGATGGCTCTGCACGCATTGCACTTCAGACAAAACCGAGATTTACTAAATATATTTTTATTGAAAAAGATGAGAGTAAGATTGCTGAGCTCAATAAACTTAAAGCCGAGTTTACTACTCTAGCTGATGACATCACTATAATTCAGTCAGATGCAAATATGTACATAAACGAATTATGTGCCAAAAATTGGAAAACTAATCGTGCTGTACTTTTCTTAGATCCTTTTGGAATGCAAGTACCCTGGTCAACAATTACCTCAATTGCCAGAACTGAAGCTATTGACCTATGGTATCTATTTCCAATTGGTATAGCAGTTAATAGATTACTCAAAAAAGATGGCAACATAAAACCTTCAATCAGAAGAAGGTTGGATGAAGTTTTTGGTACACCAGAGTGGTATGAAACTTTTTATTCCATCAGAACAGAGAAAGACTTATTTGGAAATTATTCATTCCCTGAGAAAACAGCTAATTTTCAAGTAATTGCAAACTATTTTGTTGAACGTTTAAAGTCAGTGTTTGAAGGTGTTGCAGAAAACCCTCTTTTGCTAGTTAATTCGCAAAATAGTCCTTTGTACTTACTTTGCTTTGCTTCAGCTAATAAAAAAGGTGCTCCAACAGCAATCAAGATTGCACAACATATCTTGAAAAAGTGA
- a CDS encoding type II toxin-antitoxin system MqsA family antitoxin: MTVKGRNVGCKHGETQPGLVTVTLERDESIVIIKRVPAEVCDNCGEYYLSDAITEQVLERAEMAVSKGAEVEIIRYAA; this comes from the coding sequence GTGACAGTCAAAGGGCGGAATGTGGGTTGTAAGCATGGAGAAACGCAGCCTGGTTTAGTCACTGTGACTCTAGAACGGGACGAGAGTATTGTGATTATTAAGCGAGTTCCCGCCGAAGTTTGTGATAATTGCGGGGAGTATTATTTGAGTGATGCCATTACTGAGCAAGTTCTCGAAAGGGCTGAGATGGCTGTCAGTAAGGGCGCGGAAGTTGAAATTATCCGATATGCAGCATAG